The following coding sequences lie in one Miscanthus floridulus cultivar M001 chromosome 9, ASM1932011v1, whole genome shotgun sequence genomic window:
- the LOC136479584 gene encoding uncharacterized protein, producing MRRIAKTPSQKWVASKAMEGGHKKKGSKDGEGTNEGEGTNNGCDDATAPTNAKGKKMIRRPMTCKRYGEKGHWQANAKCPLNVTAKKRKRRQHTKNVTKAAPAELSIPQRPTREEILRDSPGRVTRSKLAFLFGEGTSSQTDTSSPVRMPTVSTPKKDDSKQKATYWMIFFSFDESQGSGKPATRRQQAASPGKPA from the exons atggAAGGTGGCCACAAGAAGAAAGGTTCCAAAGATGGTGAAGGTACCAACGAGGGTGAAGGTACCAACAATGGATGTGACGACGCTACTGCTCCAACCAATGCAAAGGGAAAGAAGATGATTAGAAGACCTATGACTTGCAAAAGATACGGTGAAAAAGGTCACTGGCAAGCTAATGCCAAGTGCCCACTCAATGTGACAGCAAAAAAGAG GAAGCGTAGACAACATACGAAGAATGTTACAAAAGCTGCGCCAGCAGAACTTAGTATCCCACAGAGGCCAACTAGAGAAGAAATACTACGAGATAGTCCAGGAAGGGTCACTAGAAG CAAGCTTGCGTTCTTGTTCGGAGAGGGCACTTCTTCACAAACTGACACCAGTAGTCCTGTGAGGATGCCTACTGTGTCTACACCAAAAAAAGATGACTCCAAACAGAAAGCTACATATTGGATGATTTTTTTTAGCTTTGATGAG AGCCAAGGCAGCGGCAAGCCAGCCACCCGGCGGCAGCAGGCGGCCAGCCCAGGAAAACCAGCGTAG